A genomic stretch from Candidatus Nitrososphaera gargensis Ga9.2 includes:
- a CDS encoding response regulator: MSYRGSAKVLVVDDASFMRVVLKDILTASGFQNIVEAGDGATAVSAYQQHRPDLVTMDINMPGTDGIQALRMILQINPAAKVVMVTSVDQKHVVQEAIKLGAKDYVVKPFDRGIVATVVNRVLRSR, translated from the coding sequence ATGTCGTATAGAGGATCTGCAAAGGTACTGGTCGTAGACGACGCCTCCTTTATGCGCGTTGTGCTCAAGGACATCCTAACGGCAAGTGGCTTTCAGAATATCGTGGAGGCTGGCGACGGCGCTACGGCTGTAAGCGCGTACCAGCAGCATAGGCCAGACCTTGTTACAATGGATATCAATATGCCTGGCACAGACGGAATTCAGGCGCTTCGTATGATTTTGCAGATAAACCCTGCTGCCAAAGTCGTGATGGTCACCTCGGTGGATCAAAAGCATGTTGTTCAAGAGGCGATCAAGCTGGGTGCAAAGGACTATGTAGTCAAACCCTTCGACCGTGGTATAGTGGCCACGGTCGTGAACAGAGTATTAAGGAGTAGGTAG
- a CDS encoding methyl-accepting chemotaxis protein, which yields MAKREKEGHQKMIATVQSSSDEERIADLNEFLKEIAGGNLMKDVARDGDGIIGELQKNIGNAVAGFRNVVSQATAASNNIISTSTELANATDQVNTSVQQISTTIQQIAKGSQQQAEEIDAINKLTEDLDGGMKKLAVKMAKAADMSASVGKASSIGSRSATAAEEKIARIINISHDSAENIRNLADRCDKISSVLDVIRKIAGKTNLLALNAAIEAARAGEAGKGFAVVANEVKDLAEGTAKSSEEIEAIISKVQQDARHTVETIEVGMKEIAEGRIVINKALQALEDIAKRAQMVDGTIKELSILLQSQVSAVSEVSKRAADIASVAEENAAATEECAAATEEEAAGMQEISNAIHDLNSLGRSLQEMLSRFKVPNHIVEKIQQSAEAENRGE from the coding sequence TTGGCAAAAAGAGAAAAAGAGGGACACCAGAAAATGATAGCCACAGTACAATCATCAAGCGACGAGGAAAGAATAGCGGATCTCAATGAATTTCTAAAAGAAATTGCAGGAGGCAACCTCATGAAAGATGTTGCTAGGGATGGTGATGGAATTATCGGGGAACTGCAAAAAAATATCGGCAACGCGGTAGCCGGCTTCCGAAACGTAGTGTCACAGGCAACGGCTGCTTCAAACAACATCATTTCTACTTCAACTGAACTGGCCAATGCCACAGACCAAGTGAACACTTCGGTACAGCAGATATCTACTACGATCCAGCAGATCGCAAAAGGCTCGCAGCAGCAGGCAGAGGAAATCGATGCTATTAACAAACTTACCGAGGACTTGGACGGTGGCATGAAAAAGCTTGCCGTCAAGATGGCAAAGGCTGCAGATATGTCGGCATCCGTAGGCAAGGCTTCATCGATAGGCTCCCGATCTGCAACGGCCGCCGAAGAAAAAATTGCCAGAATAATCAATATCTCCCATGATTCTGCGGAGAATATACGCAATCTGGCTGATCGCTGTGACAAGATTTCATCGGTTCTTGATGTTATCAGGAAAATTGCTGGCAAAACGAATTTGCTTGCACTGAATGCAGCGATAGAGGCCGCCAGGGCAGGCGAAGCCGGCAAGGGCTTTGCAGTAGTGGCAAACGAAGTAAAGGATCTTGCTGAAGGGACGGCCAAGTCGTCCGAAGAAATAGAGGCAATCATAAGCAAGGTGCAGCAGGACGCCCGTCATACGGTTGAGACCATAGAAGTAGGGATGAAAGAGATCGCCGAAGGCAGGATCGTAATCAACAAGGCGCTGCAAGCTCTTGAAGATATTGCCAAAAGAGCCCAGATGGTTGACGGCACCATAAAAGAGCTGTCAATTCTCCTGCAGAGCCAAGTCAGCGCTGTCAGCGAGGTTAGCAAGAGAGCCGCTGACATTGCATCGGTGGCTGAAGAAAATGCTGCAGCGACTGAAGAGTGCGCGGCCGCAACAGAAGAAGAAGCCGCCGGCATGCAGGAAATAAGCAATGCCATACATGACCTTAACAGCCTCGGCAGATCCCTGCAAGAAATGCTTTCACGGTTCAAAGTGCCAAACCATATCGTAGAAAAAATACAGCAGTCCGCAGAGGCGGAAAATAGGGGGGAATAG
- a CDS encoding chemotaxis protein CheW, translating into MSAKDQAGINPHSKIVVFSLSDANTKKKTDYGVSVEQVQEIGTLEDVTRVPGAPTHVKGVMNLRGKIITIIDMRKMLGISSDAASGTSGTSDRIIVAQIGQSIIGLLVDEVDQVIEISAGDIEPVPSVLSETAPYIKGIAKLKGDLYVLLDLRLLFANEGPLEDHVPTSGNGKSLDDIPTLSGQKKIVEANQ; encoded by the coding sequence TTGTCGGCAAAAGATCAGGCAGGCATAAATCCGCATTCAAAGATAGTCGTGTTTAGCCTTAGCGACGCCAATACAAAGAAAAAGACTGACTATGGAGTCAGCGTTGAGCAGGTCCAAGAGATAGGTACCTTAGAAGATGTCACCCGAGTTCCAGGTGCACCAACTCATGTGAAAGGTGTGATGAACCTGAGGGGTAAGATAATAACAATTATCGACATGAGGAAGATGCTTGGAATTAGCTCCGATGCCGCTTCTGGCACCTCTGGAACAAGCGACCGCATAATAGTTGCTCAAATAGGGCAGAGCATAATTGGCCTTTTGGTCGATGAAGTCGACCAGGTGATAGAGATCTCGGCAGGCGATATCGAGCCTGTGCCGTCTGTGTTGTCTGAAACTGCACCGTATATCAAAGGAATAGCGAAGCTAAAGGGAGACCTGTACGTTCTTTTGGATCTGCGGCTTCTGTTCGCAAATGAAGGCCCCCTGGAAGATCATGTCCCGACTAGCGGCAATGGCAAATCTTTGGACGACATACCTACGCTTTCTGGTCAAAAGAAGATAGTGGAGGCGAACCAGTAG